Within the Pseudomonas fulva genome, the region GACTGGATGGAGCCGGCCCTCCTGGCCCGTGAATACCACCTGCACCTGTTGCTCGACCCGCGCGGCGTCGAGTGGGTCGGCGATGGCCAACGCTGCCAGCCGGATCTGGCAGAGCGCCTGGCTTTTCATCAGGGCTGCGCACACTGGCTCGCGGCCAACGGCCAGAACGTGGTGGAAATCGCCGGTACCTGGCATGCACGCCAGCGCGCAGCGATAAGTTGCGTGGCCGACTGGCTAGGCGTCAGCGACTAACCGTTCGGCTAATTATCCAAGATATCCCCATGGCATCTTGCCATTAACCGGCAGCATGGGCATAAAGGAGCACGACCAGAAAAACGCAACAAGGACGTCCCCCCATGCGCCTCATCCGCCGCGCCGTGCAGATCATCATTCTGCTCCTGCTGACCGCCCTGCTGGTCATCGTCTACTACATCGCCAGGCCCAATCTGCCGGCTTACACGCCGGTGGAAAAGGTGCACTACCTCGGCCAGTGGAACGATCAGCAGCGTCAGTTCTATTACTACACGCCCCAGGGCACCTCGGTGAAAGGCCTGCACTATGCCTGGTTCTCGGCTCTGGAACTGCCGTTCGGCAAGGCCAAGTTCGCCGACCCGGATTATCTCGCCCGCTTCGGTTTTCTGACCCAGCCCGGACAGAAAGCCACGGCCCTGAACCCGGGTAACCTGCCGGTGGGTTTCGCCCGCCACCAGGACGATGACAGCGGCGTTCAGTACCTGGACATCACCTGTGCTGCCTGCCATACCGGCGAGCTGCGCTATCAGGGCCAGGCGGTACGTATCGACGGTGGCGCCGCGCTGCACTCGCTGGCCTCCACCGTACCGACGCTCAAGGGCGGCAGCTTTGGCCAGGCCCTGGGCATGAGCATGGCGTTCACCTACTACAACCCGCTGAAATTCCGCCGCTTCGCCCATGAGGTGCTCGGTGAACATTACCAGCGTGACTACGACAGCCTGCGTGTGGAGTTCAAGCAGGTGCTCGACCGCTTGCTGAGCACCGCCTACAACGACTGGCACCGCGGCCTCTACCCGACCGAAGAAGGCTTTGGCCGTACCGACGCGTTCGGCCGCATCGCCAACACCGTCTTCGGTGACAGCATCGATGCGGCGAACTACCGCGTGGCCGATGCGCCGGTCAGCTATCCGCACCTGTGGGACATCTGGAAATTCGACTGGGTGCAATGGAACGGTTCGGCCATGCAACCCATGGCTCGCAACGTCGGTGAGGCGCTGGGGGTCGGCGCTTCGCTGCACCTGCTCGACGACAACGGGCGCCCGGTGCCCCACGACCAGCGCTACGCCTCCAGTGTGCGCATCAACGATCTCTATCAGCTGGAAGAAACCCTCAAGCACCTGCAGCCGCCCACCTGGCCGGAACAGGTCTTTGGCAAGGTCGACCTGGCCCTCGCCAGCCGCGGACGCGCCCTGTTCCAGGAAAACTGCGCCCTCTGCCACGCACCGAAGGTCGTTCCGCCGGAGCATCGCAGGGCGCCGGAACGGGACCCAGAGTGGCACATGGAGGTCATCCAGACATCCGTCGTGGGCACCGACTCCACCACCGCCGACAATATCGCCGACCACCGTTTCGACATCCGCAAGCTGGGCTGGAAGAAATCCGAGCTGGCCGAGCTGGACGTGGAACTGCGCAGTAACACCCTCGACAAGATCGACTTCAGCGCCATCTCCACTGCCGAGGCGCTGGCCTATGTCACCGCCTATGTCGAAGAGCGCGCCTACCGCGACAACGGCATCGCACCAGAGCAGCGCAAGCGCATGATTGGCTACGGCCTGCCCATTGGCGTCCAGGAAATTCGTGGCTACAAGGTACGCCCCCTGGATGGCATCTGGGCAACCCCACCCTTCCTGCACAACGGCTCGGTGCCAACGCTGTTTCATCTGCTGTCGCCCGTATCGGAACGTCCCACCAGCTTCTGGGTGGGTAATTTCGAATTCGATCCCAAGCACGTGGGTTTCGTCAGCGACAAGTTTCCTGGCGGCTTTCTTCTCGATACGCGGATCAAGGGCAATGGCAACGGCGGTCATGAATTCCGCGACGGCTGCCGCAATGACGGCGTCATCGGCCGCGGCCTGCAACCGGAAGAACGCTGGGCGCTGGTCGAGTACCTGAAGGTGCTGGGTAATACTGCCCTGGAAAGCCAGTTGAGTGACGTGCCGGCCAGGCCCTGGAACCCGGGGCAATACTGCCAGGGCAGCGTGAAAGCCAATCTCGAGGAGTCCAACGATGCTTAAACGATTCTGGCTGTGGCTCGGACGCCTGCTGGGCAGAACGCTGGTCTTGCTGATGGTCGTCGGCCTGGGAGGCTGGGCCGCGGGTAGCGCCTATTACAGCTGGAAATTCTCCGGCCCGGTTTCCAGCGAAGAGCAAATCCCGGCAAACGAGGCCGCCTATACCGCCGGCATCATCGATGACGCCATTCGCGTCGTCGAGCAGCACCGCGACAATACCCGCGTCCTGCGTGACGCCCATGCCAAGGCTCACGGCTGCGTCAAGGCTGAGGTCACCGTGAAGGCGGATCTCGAGGAGAGCCTGCGCTATGGCGTGCTCGCCGAACCGGGCAAGACCTGGCAAGCGTGGATGCGCCTGTCCAACGGCAACGCCTACCCGCAATTCGACCGCGCTCGCGATGCGCGGGGCATGGCCATCAAACTGCTCGACGTACCGGGCACCAAGCTGATGAGCAATCCGCGTAATGCCGGCGATCAGGATTTCGTGATGTTCAATCATCCGGCGTTCTTCGTTCGCGACGTGGCGGAGTACCGCAGCAACTTCGCGGCGCAAGCGGACGGCAAGAAAGCCCTGGCCTTCTTTCCCAGCTGGGACCCACGAAGCTGGGAGCTGCGCCACCTGATCATCGCACTGAAAACCCTGTCGCCGGCGCCCAGCAGCCCGGTAGAGACCACCTACAACTCCATCGCGCCATTCAAGCTGGGGCCGCACAACATCAAGTACCGGGTCATTCCAACCCCTGAAAACTGCCCGGCTTATGCCATTCCCAAGCCCAACACCGACTTGCCCAATTTCCTGCGTAGCGCGCTCTACCAGCAGCTTTCACTGGATCGCATGCCAGCCTGTTTCGCCCTGCAGGTACAGCGGCAGAACCCGGACTACTACATGCCGATCGAAGATCCCAGCGTGGAGTGGGACGAGAAGATCGCGCCGTTCGAAACCGTCGCCGATATCCGCCTGCCGGCCCAGGACTTCGATAGCACGGAGCAGAACCTGTTCTGCGACAACCTGTCGTTTAACCCCTGGCACGCCCTGCCCGAGCATCGGCCGATCGGCGGCATAAATCGCTTGCGCAAGGCCGTGTACGAAGCCGTGAGCGTCTATCGCCATGATCGCAATGCCGCTCTGAGCCAGTGAAGGCCCTACAGGTCGCAGCAGGCTGCTAGAATCGCAGCCTGTTCGCCCTGTAGAAAAGAGATTGGCCTTGGAACTGTTCAAAGAATTCATCTTCGAAGCCGCCCACCGGCTTCCCCACGTCCCCGAAGGCCACAAATGCGGCCGCCTGCATGGTCATTCGTTCCGCATCGCCGTCTATATCGAGGGCGAGGTCGACCCCCATACCGGCTGGATTCGTGACTTCTCCGAGATCAAGGCCATCTTCAAGCCGATCTACGAGCAGCTCGACCACAACTACCTCAACGACATCCCCGGCCTGGAAAACCCGACCAGCGAGATTCTCGCCAAATGGGTATGGCAGCAACTCAAGCCCTTGCTGCCGGAGCTGTCGCGCATTCGCATCCATGAGACCTGTACCAGCGGCTGCGAATATCGCGGGGACTAGGACGACCGAACATCCGCGGTATCGCAGCGCAAGGACAAGTGCAGAAACGACGAAGCCCGCGCTATGCGGGCTTTTTCGTTTCTGCAGGCTGGGCCTGAGGAACCTGCTACCGAAGAGCCGAGCTGGAGATTCTGCAGTCAGGTTACGACGCTAGATGCGCTATGCGTAAGCAGGAGATAGTCGAACGGCGCTGAGCTCCGCCCGGCTCACTGGGTTACGAGAGTTCTATATGCACCGTAGGGTGGAAGACGCTTCACCCTTCCACCAGCAACTTTGCCACGGTGGAGCCTGAGCCTTTAGGGCTATATCGTCCGTAGCCTGCGGTCGAGCAAAGCGATACCCAGGTCAGCCTGCCCTGCATCTTTCGGTTTTTGTGAGCCTAAAAGACGAAACCCCAGATCTCTGTCGAGACCTGGGGTTTCTTATAGAAGCTTGACGATGATCTGGCCGGCACTCCGGGACTCTCACAGCCACACCATCATTCGAGCGAAAAAGAGAAAACCCTGATCAGTTAACTGATCAGGGCTTTCGGGTAGAAGCTTGACGATGACCTACTCTCACATGGAGAAGCTCCACACTACCATCGGCGATGCGTCGTTTCACTACTGAGTTCGGGATGGGATCAGGTGGTTCCAACGCTCTATGGTCGTCAAGCAAACGGGTTGCTGCTTCGGGGTTTAGCCGCTGCAGCGAATTGGGTATGTGATATCGGTTGGTATTACGTGTTCTCGCAAATCTTCGGCATTACTGTCGACTTCAACCGTCTAACAGCCAAATTGTTTGGGTGTTATATGGTCAAGCCTCACGGGCAATTAGTACTGGTTAGCTCAACGCCTCACAACGCTTACACACCCAGCCTATCAACGTCGTAGTCTTCGACGGCCCTTTAGGGAACTCAAGGTTCCAGTGAGATCTCATCTTGAGGCAAGTTTCCCGCTTAGATGCTTTCAGCGGTTATCTTTCCCGAACATAGCTACCCGGCAATGCCACTGGCGTGACAACCGGAACACCAGAGGTTCGTCCACTCCGGTCCTCTCGTACTAGGAGCAGCCCCTCTCAAATCTCAAACGTCCACGGCAGATAGGGACCGAACTGTCTCACGACGTTCTAAACCCAGCTCGCGTACCACTTTAAATGGCGAACAGCCATACCCTTGGGACCGGCTTCAGCCCCAGGATGTGATGAGCCGACATCGAGGTGCCAAACACCGCCGTCGATATGAACTCTTGGGCGGTATCAGCCTGTTATCCCCGGAGTACCTTTTATCCGTTGAGCGATGGCCCTTCCATACAGAACCACCGGATCACTAAGACCTACTTTCGTACCTGCTCGACGTGTCTGTCTCGCAGTCAAGCGCGCTTTTGCCTTTATACTCTGCGACCGATTTCCGACCGGTCTGAGCGCACCTTCGTACTCCTCCGTTACTCTTTAGGAGGAGACCGCCCCAGTCAAACTACCCACCATACACTGTCCTCGATCCGGATAACGGACCAGAGTTAGAACCTCAAGGTTGCCAGGGTGGTATTTCAAGGATGGCTCCATGAGAACTGGCGTCCCCACTTCAAAGCCTCCCACCTATCCTACACAAGCAAGCTCAAAGTCCAGTGCAAAGCTATAGTAAAGGTTCACGGGGTCTTTCCGTCTAGCCGCGGATACACTGCATCTTCACAGCGATTTCAATTTCACTGAGTCTCGGGTGGAGACAGCGCCGCCATCGTTACGCCATTCGTGCAGGTCGGAACTTACCCGACAAGGAATTTCGCTACCTTAGGACCGTTATAGTTACGGCCGCCGTTTACCGGGGCTTCGATCAAGAGCTTCGCGTTAGCTAACCCCATCAATTAACCTTCCGGCACCGGGCAGGCGTCACACCCTATACGTCCACTTTCGTGTTTGCAGAGTGCTGTGTTTTTAATAAACAGTCGCAGCGGCCTGGTATCTTCGACCGGCATGTGCTTACGGGGTAAACCCTTCACACTCACCGGCGCACCTTCTCCCGAAGTTACGGTGCCATTTTGCCTAGTTCCTTCACCCGAGTTCTCTCAAGCGCCTTGGTATTCTCTACCTAACCACCTGTGTCGGTTTGGGGTACGGTTCCTAATTACCTGAAGCTTAGAAGCTTTTCCTGGAAGCATGGCATCAACCACTTCATCGTCCTAAAGGACAACTCGTCATCAGCTCTCGGCCTTGATCTCCCGGATTTACCTAAGAAACCAGCCTACCACCTTAAACACGGACAACCAACGCCGTGCTGGCCTAGCCTTCTCCGTCCCTCCATCGCAGTAATTAGAAGTACGGGAATATTAACCCGTTTCCCATCGACTACGCATTTCTGCCTCGCCTTAGGGGCCGACTCACCCTGCGTCGATTAACGTTGCGCAGGAAACCTTGGTCTTTCGGCGTGCGAGTTTTTCACTCGCATTGTCGTTACTCATGTCAGCATTCGCACTTCTGATACCTCCAGCAAGCTTCTCAACTCACCTTCACAGGCTTACAGAACGCTCCTCTACCGCTCAACTTACGTTGAACCCGTAGCTTCGGTGTATGGTTTGAGCCCCGTTACATCTTCCGCGCAGGCCGACTCGACTAGTGAGCTATTACGCTTTCTTTAAAGGGTGGCTGCTTCTAAGCCAACCTCCTAGCTGTCTAAGCCTTCCCACATCGTTTCCCACTTAACCATAACTTTGGGACCTTAGCTGACGGTCTGGGTTGTTTCCCTTTTCACGACGGACGTTAGCACCCGCCGTGTGTCTCCCGTGCTGACACTTGCTGGTATTCGGAGTTTGCATCGGTTTGGTAAGTCGGGATGACCCCCTAGCCGAAACAGTGCTCTACCCCCAGCAGTGATACACGAGGCGCTACCTAAATAGCTTTCGAGGAGAACCAGCTATCTCCGAGCTTGATTAGCCTTTCACTCCGATCCACAGGTCATCCGCTAACTTTTCAACGGTAGTCGGTTCGGTCCTCCAGTCAGTGTTACCTAACCTTCAACCTGCCCATGGATAGATCGCCCGGTTTCGGGTCTATACCCAGCGACTAAACGCCCTATTAAGACTCGCTTTCGCTACGCCTCCCCTATTCGGTTAAGCTCGCCACTGAATATAAGTCGCTGACCCATTATACAAAAGGTACGCAGTCACCCAACAAAGTAGGCTCCCACTGCTTGTACGCATACGGTTTCAGGTTCTATTTCACTCCCCTCTCCGGGGTTCTTTTCGCCTTTCCCTCACGGTACTGGTTCACTATCGGTCAGTCAGTAGTATTTAGCCTTGGAGGATGGTCCCCCCATATTCAGACAAAGTTTCTCGTGCTCCGTCCTACTCGATTTCATTGATAAGAGCATTTCGTGTACGGGGCTATCACCCACTACGGCGGCACTTTCCAGAGCCTTCCACTACACTCTAATCAACTTAAGGGCTAGTCCCCGTTCGCTCGCCACTACTAAGGGAATCTCGGTTGATTTCTTTTCCTCAGGGTACTTAGATGTTTCAGTTCCCCTGGTTCGCCTCATGCACCTATGTATTCAGTGCATGATACCCAGCTTATGCTAGGTGGGTTCCCCCATTCAGAGATCTCTGGATCACAGTCTGTTTGCCGACTCCCCAAAGCTTATCGCAGGCTACAACGTCTTTCATCGCCTCTGACTGCCAAGGCATCCACCGTATGCGCTTCTTCACTTGACCATATAACCCCAAGCAATCTGGTTACTGTCTATAACGTGAAGACGACATTCGCCGAAAATTTGCACTTGAGAACAACGCAAATTTTACCTTGACCAGATTGACTACCAGTGAAAGCAATCAATCAGTCACTTCTATCACATACCCAAATTTTTAAAGAACGATGTTTCGACTGGTCAAAGACCAGAAATCAACATTCACACTGCCTAAACAGGAATGCTCATTTCTGAACTCTCAACGTAACGACTGCAACCAGATAGTGGTGGAGCCAAGCGGGATCGAACCGCTGACCTCCTGCGTGCAAGGCAGGCGCTCTCCCAGCTGAGCTATGGCCCCGTATCATCTGTACCTGAATTGGTAGGTCTGGGCAGATTTGAACTGCCGACCTCACCCTTATCAGGGGTGCGCTCTAACCAACTGAGCTACAGACCTATAACAGGGTCGCGTTACAGCATCGTCTTCTACAATGAATCAAGCAATTCGTGTGGGAGCTTATGAATAAGCTGCGATCTTCGATTAAGGAGGTGATCCAGCCGCAGGTTCCCCTACGGCTACCTTGTTACGACTTCACCCCAGTCATGAATCACACCGTGGTAACCGTCCTCCCGAAGGTTAGACTAGCTACTTCTGGTGCAACCCACTCCCATGGTGTGACGGGCGGTGTGTACAAGGCCCGGGAACGTATTCACCGTGACATTCTGATTCACGATTACTAGCGATTCCGACTTCACGCAGTCGAGTTGCAGACTGCGATCCGGACTACGATCGGTTTTATGGGATTAGCTCCACCTCGCGGCTTGGCAACCCTTT harbors:
- a CDS encoding di-heme-cytochrome C peroxidase → MRLIRRAVQIIILLLLTALLVIVYYIARPNLPAYTPVEKVHYLGQWNDQQRQFYYYTPQGTSVKGLHYAWFSALELPFGKAKFADPDYLARFGFLTQPGQKATALNPGNLPVGFARHQDDDSGVQYLDITCAACHTGELRYQGQAVRIDGGAALHSLASTVPTLKGGSFGQALGMSMAFTYYNPLKFRRFAHEVLGEHYQRDYDSLRVEFKQVLDRLLSTAYNDWHRGLYPTEEGFGRTDAFGRIANTVFGDSIDAANYRVADAPVSYPHLWDIWKFDWVQWNGSAMQPMARNVGEALGVGASLHLLDDNGRPVPHDQRYASSVRINDLYQLEETLKHLQPPTWPEQVFGKVDLALASRGRALFQENCALCHAPKVVPPEHRRAPERDPEWHMEVIQTSVVGTDSTTADNIADHRFDIRKLGWKKSELAELDVELRSNTLDKIDFSAISTAEALAYVTAYVEERAYRDNGIAPEQRKRMIGYGLPIGVQEIRGYKVRPLDGIWATPPFLHNGSVPTLFHLLSPVSERPTSFWVGNFEFDPKHVGFVSDKFPGGFLLDTRIKGNGNGGHEFRDGCRNDGVIGRGLQPEERWALVEYLKVLGNTALESQLSDVPARPWNPGQYCQGSVKANLEESNDA
- a CDS encoding catalase, with product MLKRFWLWLGRLLGRTLVLLMVVGLGGWAAGSAYYSWKFSGPVSSEEQIPANEAAYTAGIIDDAIRVVEQHRDNTRVLRDAHAKAHGCVKAEVTVKADLEESLRYGVLAEPGKTWQAWMRLSNGNAYPQFDRARDARGMAIKLLDVPGTKLMSNPRNAGDQDFVMFNHPAFFVRDVAEYRSNFAAQADGKKALAFFPSWDPRSWELRHLIIALKTLSPAPSSPVETTYNSIAPFKLGPHNIKYRVIPTPENCPAYAIPKPNTDLPNFLRSALYQQLSLDRMPACFALQVQRQNPDYYMPIEDPSVEWDEKIAPFETVADIRLPAQDFDSTEQNLFCDNLSFNPWHALPEHRPIGGINRLRKAVYEAVSVYRHDRNAALSQ
- the queD gene encoding 6-carboxytetrahydropterin synthase QueD; its protein translation is MELFKEFIFEAAHRLPHVPEGHKCGRLHGHSFRIAVYIEGEVDPHTGWIRDFSEIKAIFKPIYEQLDHNYLNDIPGLENPTSEILAKWVWQQLKPLLPELSRIRIHETCTSGCEYRGD